The following proteins are encoded in a genomic region of Channa argus isolate prfri chromosome 3, Channa argus male v1.0, whole genome shotgun sequence:
- the LOC137123968 gene encoding CDGSH iron-sulfur domain-containing protein 3, mitochondrial-like, translated as MNTALFTAAVRRGCMQTERSLPLFPCMVQYCQQSTQSVPAARLPYRVKVSAGKRYAWCACGHSKKQPFCDGTHRTKAPGISPLHFTAEQDKAVTLCACKQTKNAPYCDGSHIKVIFRDVVKSVKGIFK; from the exons ATGAACACGGCCTTGTTTACAGCCGCAGTGCGCAGAGGGTGCATGCAGACCGAACGGTCCCTGCCTCTTTTCCCCTGCATG GTGCAGTATTGTCAGCAGTCCACACAGTCTGTCCCTGCGGCCCGGCTGCCCTACAGGGTGAAGGTGTCTGCTGGGAAACGCTATGCCTGGTGCGCTTGTGGACACAGCAAGAAGCAG ccTTTCTGCGATGGAACTCACAGGACAAAAGCGCCGGGCATTTCTCCTCTGCACTTCACCGCCGAACAAGACAAGGCGGTCACGTTGTGTGCctgcaagcaaacaaaaaacgCACCGTATTGTGACGGCTCGCATATTAAGGTCATCTTTCGGGATGTAGTGAAGTCGGTGAAAGGAATCTTTAAATGA